A region from the Thermanaeromonas sp. C210 genome encodes:
- a CDS encoding KH domain-containing protein yields the protein MKELVETLARALVDHPDEVRVTQIEGEKSVILELRVAPADMGKVIGKQGRIARAIRTVVKAAAAREGKRVVVEII from the coding sequence GTGAAGGAGCTGGTAGAAACCCTGGCGAGAGCTTTGGTAGATCATCCCGACGAGGTTAGAGTTACCCAGATCGAAGGAGAGAAGTCGGTCATTCTAGAGCTGAGGGTAGCGCCGGCTGATATGGGAAAGGTGATCGGCAAGCAGGGCCGCATCGCCCGGGCCATTCGCACCGTAGTTAAGGCAGCGGCCGCCCGTGAGGGCAAGCGCGTGGTGGTGGAGATTATATAG
- the ylxM gene encoding YlxM family DNA-binding protein: MANILDRMTRIGRLYDFYGPLLTPKQRQWLELHYHHDLSLGEIAALCQVSRQAVYDGLQRAEKALEDYEARLGYLERYSKEREKLEEVARRLSAFKESRCWQEFDKALQQLEQLLEWPVGDGRGQGGRQGAV; the protein is encoded by the coding sequence ATGGCCAACATTTTGGACCGCATGACGCGCATCGGCCGTTTGTATGATTTTTACGGCCCCCTGCTTACACCCAAGCAGCGCCAGTGGCTGGAGCTGCATTATCATCATGATCTCTCCCTGGGCGAGATTGCGGCCTTATGCCAGGTAAGCCGTCAAGCCGTTTATGACGGGCTGCAGCGGGCGGAGAAGGCCCTGGAGGATTACGAAGCCCGCCTGGGGTATTTGGAGCGATACTCGAAGGAAAGGGAAAAACTGGAGGAAGTAGCCCGCCGATTGTCGGCCTTTAAGGAGAGCAGGTGCTGGCAGGAGTTCGATAAGGCCCTGCAACAACTGGAACAACTTCTGGAGTGGCCTGTGGGTGACGGCAGAGGGCAAGGGGGTCGCCAGGGTGCTGTTTAG
- a CDS encoding amidohydrolase, with the protein MKKLLIKGCSIVPVKGPVIDKGAIAIAGDRLAYVGREEGLPSGWEEGEIIRAEGKVALPGLVNIHTHAAMTLFRGYADDLPLRQWLEEKIWPVENKLDREDIYWGTQLALAEMIRSGTTTFADMYFHMDVVARAAEEAGVRACLSQGLIGLGGGGEERLRAAESLVREWHGAGDGRITIMLGPHAPYTCPPDYLRKVVEAAAKLGVGLHIHLAETRQEVEEIRSAYGSPPVAHVAGLGLFDLPTLAAHCVHLTEEEIAILAEKKVGVAHCPESNLKLASGVAPIAAMLAAGVTVGIGTDGAASNNNLDLLEETRTAALLAKGISGDPNVLRAEEALALATINGARALGLEKEIGTLEAGKKADVILLNTRQPHWQPANDLVAHVVYSARGSDVDTVIVNGRILMAGGQLKTLDEERIYRETNQRIRALQGLSK; encoded by the coding sequence ATGAAAAAACTCCTCATCAAAGGGTGCTCTATTGTGCCCGTAAAAGGTCCCGTAATCGATAAGGGGGCCATAGCCATAGCGGGTGACCGGTTAGCCTATGTGGGGCGGGAGGAAGGGCTGCCTTCCGGCTGGGAGGAGGGGGAAATTATAAGGGCGGAGGGCAAAGTGGCCTTGCCCGGACTGGTTAACATCCATACCCATGCGGCCATGACCCTCTTTCGGGGTTACGCCGATGATTTGCCCTTGCGCCAGTGGTTGGAAGAGAAAATCTGGCCCGTGGAGAACAAGCTCGACCGGGAGGATATCTACTGGGGTACCCAACTGGCCCTGGCCGAAATGATCCGTTCGGGGACTACTACCTTTGCCGATATGTATTTTCACATGGATGTGGTGGCCCGGGCCGCAGAGGAAGCCGGGGTACGTGCCTGCTTAAGCCAGGGCCTGATCGGGCTGGGTGGCGGGGGAGAAGAGAGGCTCCGGGCGGCCGAAAGCCTGGTGCGGGAATGGCACGGGGCCGGAGACGGACGCATAACCATCATGCTCGGTCCCCATGCCCCCTACACGTGTCCGCCGGATTACCTCCGGAAAGTGGTCGAGGCGGCGGCAAAGTTGGGGGTGGGTTTACATATCCACCTGGCCGAAACGCGGCAGGAAGTCGAGGAAATCCGGTCCGCTTACGGTTCGCCGCCGGTGGCCCATGTGGCCGGCCTGGGCCTGTTCGATCTACCTACCCTCGCCGCCCACTGCGTGCACTTGACGGAAGAAGAGATCGCCATCCTGGCGGAGAAAAAGGTGGGGGTGGCCCACTGCCCGGAGAGCAATTTAAAGCTGGCCAGCGGCGTGGCTCCGATAGCTGCCATGCTAGCTGCGGGAGTCACGGTAGGCATTGGTACCGACGGCGCGGCGAGCAACAACAACCTCGACCTGCTGGAAGAAACCCGCACGGCAGCCCTTCTGGCCAAGGGTATTTCCGGCGATCCTAATGTTTTGAGGGCAGAGGAAGCCTTGGCCCTGGCTACCATTAACGGAGCCCGGGCGCTGGGTCTGGAAAAGGAGATCGGGACCCTGGAAGCGGGGAAGAAGGCCGATGTCATCCTCCTTAATACCCGGCAGCCCCACTGGCAGCCGGCCAACGACCTCGTAGCCCATGTCGTGTACTCGGCCCGCGGCAGCGATGTGGACACCGTGATCGTCAACGGCCGCATTCTTATGGCCGGGGGCCAGTTGAAAACTTTAGATGAAGAGCGCATTTATAGGGAAACTAACCAGCGGATAAGGGCTTTACAAGGGCTGTCAAAGTAA
- the ffh gene encoding signal recognition particle protein, with product MLFSSLAEKLQNTLRKLKGKGKLTESDVNEALREIRLALLEADVNFKVVKDFLARVKERAVGQEVQQSLTPGQQVVKIVYEELTALMGGGETKIKWTGHPPTVIMLVGLQGAGKTTTAAKVAYYCQKQGRRPLLVAADVYRPAAIRQLQVLGEQLKLPVFSSEQEKSPVRIVRLALEEASRLGHDPVIVDTAGRLHINEEMMAELGAMKEAARPHEILLVLDAMTGQDAVRVAEAFHRQLGLTGVILTKLDGDTRGGAALSVRAVTGCPIKFIGVGERPDALEAFHPDRIASRILGMGDVLTIIEKAQAAIDRDEALEFQRKLRQQDFTLEDFLRQLKQVQKVGPLDELLGLLPGTGPWKHLKGLQVDPKEIVHIEAIIQSMTPEERRNPGIINASRRRRIAAGSGTTVQEVNRLLRQFDEARRLMQHLGDLAGGKKGKVKVKFPPG from the coding sequence GTGCTGTTTAGTTCGTTGGCGGAGAAACTACAGAACACGTTAAGAAAACTTAAAGGGAAAGGCAAACTAACCGAATCCGATGTAAATGAGGCCCTGCGGGAAATAAGACTGGCCCTGCTGGAGGCAGATGTTAACTTCAAGGTCGTCAAGGATTTTCTCGCCAGGGTGAAAGAGCGAGCCGTAGGCCAGGAGGTTCAGCAAAGCCTGACTCCCGGCCAGCAGGTGGTCAAGATAGTTTATGAGGAATTGACCGCCTTAATGGGCGGCGGGGAAACTAAAATTAAGTGGACGGGTCATCCCCCTACGGTGATAATGCTGGTGGGACTCCAGGGAGCGGGCAAGACTACCACCGCGGCCAAGGTGGCTTATTATTGCCAGAAGCAAGGCCGGCGCCCCCTCCTCGTGGCGGCGGACGTTTACCGCCCGGCGGCCATCAGGCAGCTCCAGGTGCTGGGGGAGCAGTTAAAGCTGCCTGTTTTTAGCTCGGAGCAGGAAAAGAGTCCGGTTCGTATAGTTCGCCTGGCCCTGGAGGAGGCCAGCCGTTTGGGTCACGATCCCGTGATTGTTGATACGGCAGGTCGCCTGCATATCAATGAAGAGATGATGGCCGAACTGGGAGCCATGAAGGAAGCCGCTCGGCCCCATGAGATCCTGCTGGTGCTGGATGCCATGACCGGACAGGATGCGGTGCGGGTGGCCGAGGCTTTCCACCGGCAGCTGGGATTGACGGGGGTCATCCTGACCAAGCTGGATGGGGACACCCGGGGCGGTGCGGCGTTGTCCGTCCGGGCCGTCACCGGGTGCCCGATTAAATTTATCGGGGTAGGGGAGAGGCCCGATGCCCTGGAGGCTTTCCACCCCGACCGGATAGCTTCCAGAATTTTAGGCATGGGCGATGTCCTCACCATTATAGAGAAGGCCCAGGCTGCCATCGACCGGGACGAGGCCCTGGAGTTTCAGCGGAAGTTGCGTCAACAGGATTTTACCTTGGAGGATTTCTTGCGGCAGCTCAAACAGGTGCAGAAAGTGGGCCCCCTGGATGAGCTATTAGGACTCTTGCCCGGCACGGGCCCCTGGAAGCATTTGAAGGGCCTTCAGGTGGATCCCAAGGAGATCGTGCATATAGAGGCCATCATCCAGTCCATGACGCCGGAGGAGCGCCGAAATCCGGGTATCATCAATGCCAGCCGCAGGAGGCGTATAGCTGCCGGTAGCGGGACGACGGTCCAGGAGGTGAACCGGTTACTGCGGCAATTCGACGAAGCCCGGAGGTTGATGCAACATTTGGGCGACCTGGCCGGAGGTAAGAAGGGCAAGGTTAAGGTAAAGTTTCCGCCGGGGTAG
- the trmD gene encoding tRNA (guanosine(37)-N1)-methyltransferase TrmD, whose product MRIDVLTLFPEMFSGPLDASIIKRAREKGLLTVNLVDIRDFSQDKHRRVDDYPYGGGPGMILKPEPVFRAVEFLLGGAARRPPIILLSPQGEVFNQALAVELSREDWLVLLCGHYEGVDERIRTHLVTREVSIGDYILTGGELPAMVIIDAVARLLPGAVGAEEGPWEDSFTWGILEYPQYTRPRSFRGLEVPEVLLSGDHEKIRIWRRKKALERTLLRRPDLLEKAPLTEEDRRLLDECVKEKGKMV is encoded by the coding sequence GTGCGAATAGATGTCTTAACCCTTTTTCCTGAAATGTTTAGCGGGCCCCTCGATGCGAGCATTATAAAGAGGGCCCGGGAAAAGGGTCTGCTAACTGTGAACCTGGTGGACATCCGGGATTTCTCTCAAGATAAACACCGTCGGGTGGATGATTATCCGTACGGCGGCGGACCGGGCATGATTTTAAAGCCCGAGCCGGTTTTTCGGGCGGTGGAGTTCTTGCTGGGAGGGGCCGCCCGGCGTCCCCCCATTATTCTCCTTTCCCCCCAGGGAGAGGTTTTCAACCAGGCCCTGGCGGTGGAACTATCACGGGAAGACTGGCTGGTTCTCCTCTGCGGCCATTACGAAGGTGTGGATGAAAGAATACGCACCCATTTGGTTACCCGGGAGGTTTCCATCGGGGACTACATCCTGACCGGAGGAGAGCTGCCGGCCATGGTTATAATCGATGCCGTTGCCAGGCTATTGCCAGGGGCGGTCGGTGCGGAGGAAGGCCCTTGGGAAGACTCCTTCACCTGGGGCATCTTGGAATACCCCCAATATACCAGGCCCCGCTCTTTTCGCGGTCTAGAAGTTCCGGAGGTTCTCTTATCGGGGGACCATGAGAAAATAAGGATCTGGCGCCGGAAAAAGGCCCTCGAGCGCACGCTGCTCAGGAGGCCCGATCTCCTTGAAAAGGCACCGCTGACCGAAGAAGATCGGCGCCTGCTGGATGAATGTGTGAAGGAAAAGGGAAAAATGGTATAA
- a CDS encoding stage V sporulation protein S produces MEVLKVSAQSNPKAVAGALAAVFRQYGRAEIQAVGAGAVNQAVKAIAIARGFIAPNGIDLVMIPAFTEINIDGETRTAIRFIVEPR; encoded by the coding sequence ATGGAGGTACTAAAGGTATCGGCTCAATCTAACCCCAAGGCCGTAGCAGGTGCCCTGGCAGCCGTCTTCCGCCAGTACGGTAGAGCCGAGATCCAGGCGGTAGGCGCGGGTGCGGTGAACCAAGCCGTAAAGGCTATTGCCATAGCCCGCGGTTTCATCGCCCCCAACGGGATCGATCTGGTGATGATACCTGCCTTTACCGAAATCAATATTGACGGCGAAACGCGGACGGCCATAAGATTTATCGTGGAACCGAGGTAG
- the smc gene encoding chromosome segregation protein SMC, translated as MEVKVPLFLKTLEMQGFKTFVDRTRLDFGPGITCIVGPNGSGKSNIVDAIAWVLGEQSARVLRGAHMEDVIFAGSEKRRPVGLAEVTLTLDNGDGGLPLDFPEVAVTRRLTRSGESEYKINKTPCRLRDIQELFLDTGAGKEKFAIIGQGKLEEILTAHPEERRAFLEEVAGISRYRWRKEQVLKKLAETEGNLMRLRDILQELRSQLDPLEEEAKRARKYLKLLQALQLVELIQQAAELRDLAAQRDESSRRKELWSQKLAGLYREEERITAALEGKGGEVDEALARKHSLERELQEMTARLEQSRGEQRLLQEKLTTLVGRLEEYTREIASLEEEYAALSGEQERTRQRLEDIGREEGDLQGEISRLEGTIRELEVQKDREVEGIARLRQELRRLEEGMAALRDERARLDERRSLEQRDVGSRENELKELECRHQRLEAQRAAWRQELKALEAGLEALETEKHSLAGEVAWCEGELRGLRHRIRAGEERRHKALAHLEVLRQAQGERGAFGEGVKAVLAAAEEGRLKAGIIGVVAEKIAVPAGLERALDVALGAAAQNILVRTARDAEEAIKFLKETRRGRATFLPLEWLTGRPLPVMFRWILQEDGVLGVASDLVQYAPDLQPAVQYLLGQTIMVRELKKALTLAPRLKNPLRLVTLDGDLIHPQGPITGGSSHKRRGIFWQAAEIRRWEQELEEVEAELTSLRQEEKEKASALEESQRRLARVEREIDGLGGKIHLLMQKLSDGEEECRSLEEKIKSKRRELDGLALWTREAAEREKTLEDRFTALDARQKELQGELDSRQEELARVEETLRQHQQELAGTRSRWETLRVTARELEAHLTSLVRRLESLARRAEELQVRREEDRRAGRSLEERQQDLEKTVGELSGACARLAALLREQEEAVRKAQEEQARLLARREEVSRQLRSLASKLQREEISLARLEAALEHGYRELTALYGRNWQDRVARPRPHLIKRAGEAKARLKAEIEKLGEVNPGVIHEYERVCRRYRELGTEVADLEGGRDTLQRALQEIDAFMAQKLETTLQAVQEAFASVFSELFGGGSAELVLTGEDNILQAGVEIMARPPGKKLQHLGLLSGGEKALTALAFIFALLKVRPRAFCIFDEIDTALDDANVSRFARLLRSFADHTQFIVVSHRQGTMEAADVLYGVTMEEEGVSRLVSVRMEQISA; from the coding sequence ATGGAGGTAAAGGTGCCTTTGTTTCTTAAGACCTTAGAGATGCAGGGTTTTAAGACCTTCGTAGACAGGACCCGATTGGATTTCGGGCCCGGGATTACTTGTATTGTGGGTCCCAACGGCAGCGGGAAAAGCAATATCGTGGATGCCATCGCTTGGGTACTGGGCGAGCAGAGCGCCAGGGTGCTCCGGGGAGCCCATATGGAAGACGTTATTTTTGCCGGCAGCGAAAAGCGCCGGCCGGTGGGCCTGGCCGAGGTCACCCTCACCCTGGATAACGGCGACGGCGGTCTCCCCCTTGACTTCCCAGAAGTTGCCGTTACACGACGCCTTACACGTTCCGGAGAGAGCGAGTACAAGATCAATAAAACTCCGTGCCGGCTCCGGGATATCCAGGAATTATTCCTGGATACAGGAGCGGGCAAGGAAAAGTTTGCCATTATAGGTCAGGGGAAGCTGGAAGAAATCCTCACGGCCCACCCAGAAGAAAGGCGCGCCTTCTTAGAAGAAGTGGCCGGTATCAGTCGGTACCGCTGGCGCAAGGAACAGGTGTTGAAGAAGCTTGCGGAAACCGAAGGGAATCTGATGCGTTTAAGAGACATTCTGCAAGAACTCCGGTCGCAGTTGGACCCCCTGGAAGAGGAGGCCAAGCGCGCCAGGAAGTACCTCAAGCTGCTACAGGCCCTCCAGCTGGTGGAACTTATCCAACAAGCGGCCGAATTAAGAGATCTGGCAGCTCAGCGGGATGAAAGCTCTCGGCGGAAAGAACTTTGGAGCCAAAAACTCGCCGGCCTCTACCGGGAAGAAGAAAGAATAACCGCGGCTCTGGAGGGTAAGGGCGGTGAGGTGGATGAAGCCCTGGCGCGGAAGCATTCCCTCGAGCGGGAACTCCAGGAAATGACCGCCCGGCTGGAGCAATCCCGGGGAGAACAGAGGTTGCTGCAGGAAAAGCTGACCACACTGGTCGGCAGGCTGGAGGAGTATACCCGAGAAATTGCCTCTTTGGAGGAGGAATACGCGGCCCTGTCCGGAGAGCAGGAGAGAACCAGGCAGCGCCTGGAAGATATCGGCCGGGAGGAAGGGGATTTACAGGGGGAGATATCCCGTCTAGAAGGCACGATAAGGGAACTTGAGGTTCAGAAGGATAGAGAGGTGGAAGGGATCGCGCGGCTCCGCCAGGAACTGCGCCGACTAGAAGAGGGCATGGCCGCCCTCAGGGATGAGAGGGCCAGGCTGGACGAGCGCCGCAGTCTGGAACAGCGCGATGTAGGGTCCAGGGAAAACGAGTTAAAAGAACTGGAATGCCGCCACCAGCGGCTGGAGGCCCAAAGGGCGGCCTGGCGCCAGGAACTAAAGGCCTTAGAAGCCGGCCTCGAGGCCCTGGAAACAGAAAAACATAGTCTGGCCGGCGAAGTGGCCTGGTGCGAAGGGGAACTCAGGGGATTAAGACATCGTATAAGGGCCGGGGAGGAGCGGCGTCATAAGGCCCTTGCCCATCTAGAGGTTCTGCGCCAAGCTCAAGGGGAGCGGGGAGCCTTCGGCGAAGGTGTGAAGGCGGTTCTCGCGGCCGCCGAGGAGGGCCGACTAAAGGCGGGAATCATAGGGGTGGTGGCCGAGAAAATAGCCGTTCCTGCCGGCCTCGAAAGGGCCCTGGACGTTGCCCTCGGAGCGGCTGCCCAGAATATCCTGGTCCGCACGGCACGGGACGCCGAAGAAGCCATCAAGTTCTTGAAGGAGACCAGGCGGGGAAGGGCGACCTTCCTGCCTCTAGAATGGCTGACGGGACGCCCTCTGCCCGTGATGTTCAGGTGGATTCTGCAGGAGGACGGCGTGCTGGGAGTGGCTTCGGATCTGGTCCAGTATGCTCCGGACTTGCAGCCCGCCGTCCAGTACCTTTTGGGGCAGACTATTATGGTAAGGGAGCTGAAGAAGGCCCTGACCCTGGCGCCTCGTTTGAAGAATCCCTTGCGGCTGGTCACCTTAGACGGGGATTTGATCCATCCCCAGGGACCCATCACAGGAGGGTCCTCCCATAAACGCAGGGGTATTTTCTGGCAGGCGGCGGAAATCAGGCGCTGGGAACAGGAATTGGAAGAAGTGGAGGCAGAGCTAACCTCCTTAAGGCAAGAGGAGAAGGAAAAGGCCTCTGCCCTGGAAGAAAGCCAGCGTCGGCTAGCCCGGGTAGAACGGGAAATCGACGGGCTGGGCGGCAAAATTCACCTCCTTATGCAAAAACTAAGTGATGGCGAGGAGGAATGCAGGAGCCTGGAAGAGAAAATAAAGAGCAAGCGGAGGGAACTGGACGGGCTGGCCCTCTGGACCCGAGAAGCCGCTGAGAGGGAAAAAACTTTGGAGGACCGCTTTACGGCCCTCGATGCCAGGCAGAAGGAGCTGCAAGGGGAATTAGATTCCAGGCAGGAGGAGTTGGCCAGGGTTGAAGAAACCCTGCGGCAGCACCAGCAGGAGCTAGCAGGAACCCGCAGCCGGTGGGAAACATTAAGGGTAACGGCCAGGGAGCTGGAGGCCCATCTCACCTCTTTAGTTAGGCGGCTAGAAAGTCTGGCGCGCAGGGCTGAAGAGCTCCAGGTCCGGCGGGAGGAAGATCGGAGGGCTGGCCGGAGCTTAGAGGAACGGCAACAAGACCTCGAAAAAACCGTAGGAGAGCTGTCCGGGGCTTGCGCCCGGCTGGCAGCGTTGCTACGCGAACAGGAGGAGGCGGTGCGTAAGGCGCAGGAGGAACAGGCCCGGCTGCTGGCCCGCAGGGAAGAGGTTTCCCGGCAGCTCAGGTCCCTCGCCAGCAAGTTACAGCGGGAAGAGATCAGCCTGGCCCGGCTGGAAGCGGCCCTGGAACATGGCTACCGGGAGTTGACTGCCCTCTACGGGCGGAATTGGCAGGATAGGGTGGCCCGGCCCCGGCCCCATTTAATCAAGAGGGCCGGCGAAGCAAAGGCCAGACTGAAGGCAGAGATAGAGAAATTAGGAGAAGTGAATCCCGGGGTCATTCATGAATACGAGAGGGTGTGCCGCCGATATCGGGAGCTGGGCACCGAGGTGGCCGACCTGGAGGGCGGGAGGGACACCCTTCAGAGAGCCCTGCAGGAAATCGACGCTTTTATGGCCCAAAAGTTGGAGACTACCCTTCAGGCCGTACAGGAGGCCTTTGCCTCCGTTTTTAGTGAGCTTTTCGGTGGCGGCTCCGCCGAACTGGTGCTGACCGGGGAAGACAATATCCTGCAGGCCGGAGTGGAGATAATGGCCAGGCCGCCGGGCAAAAAATTGCAACACCTGGGTCTGCTCTCCGGAGGCGAAAAGGCGTTGACGGCTCTCGCTTTTATCTTTGCCCTGCTTAAGGTGAGGCCGCGGGCCTTTTGCATCTTCGATGAAATTGATACCGCCCTGGACGACGCCAATGTTTCGCGCTTTGCCCGGCTCTTGCGCTCCTTTGCCGACCATACTCAATTTATAGTGGTCTCCCACCGGCAAGGAACCATGGAGGCTGCCGATGTGCTTTACGGGGTAACCATGGAAGAAGAAGGTGTGTCGCGGTTAGTCTCCGTACGTATGGAGCAGATTTCGGCTTAA
- the rpsP gene encoding 30S ribosomal protein S16 — protein sequence MATRIRLKRMGAKKAPFYRLVVADSRSPRDGRVIEELGYYNPVRQPEEISIDEEKALRWLKVGAQPSETARALLKKAGVWEKFMAAKEAK from the coding sequence TTGGCGACGCGCATTAGGCTAAAGAGGATGGGCGCTAAGAAGGCTCCCTTTTACCGCCTGGTAGTAGCCGATTCCCGTTCTCCGAGGGATGGCCGGGTTATTGAAGAGCTGGGTTACTATAATCCCGTGCGGCAGCCGGAGGAAATTTCCATCGACGAGGAAAAGGCCTTGCGGTGGTTGAAGGTAGGGGCTCAACCTTCCGAGACGGCCCGGGCGCTTCTAAAAAAGGCAGGGGTTTGGGAGAAGTTCATGGCGGCGAAAGAAGCCAAGTAG
- the rplS gene encoding 50S ribosomal protein L19: MNIMETLEKDQMRQDIPSFKPGDTVRVHLKVIEGNRERIQVFEGVVISRRGKGSQETFTVRRVSYGVAVERIFLLHSPRIERIEVVRRGEVRRAKLYYLRERVGKAARIRGEKQ, from the coding sequence ATGAACATAATGGAGACCCTGGAAAAGGACCAGATGAGACAGGACATCCCCTCCTTTAAACCCGGGGATACCGTCCGGGTGCATCTTAAAGTCATTGAGGGCAACCGCGAACGTATCCAGGTTTTTGAAGGGGTGGTTATCAGCCGGAGGGGTAAGGGATCTCAGGAAACTTTTACCGTCCGGCGCGTTTCCTACGGCGTTGCCGTAGAAAGGATTTTCCTTTTGCACTCTCCCCGCATCGAGCGTATTGAAGTGGTGCGCAGAGGTGAAGTGAGGCGTGCCAAGCTGTACTACCTGCGGGAGCGTGTGGGCAAGGCGGCCCGCATCCGGGGTGAGAAGCAGTAG
- the ftsY gene encoding signal recognition particle-docking protein FtsY — translation MNLLKKLKQSLAKTRENLAGRLENLFTGKKGLDEEFFEELEEILLTADVGVTTTLELVEGLRQRARKENISDPSALGSILQEDVVRLMENEAAGLQLAPSPPTVILMVGVNGTGKTTTIGKLAYRFRQKGSRVILAAADTFRAAAADQLAVWAQRTGTELISHQPGADPGAVVFDALQAARSRKADVVLVDTAGRLQTKANLMEELKKIRRVIGREHPGAPHEVLLVLDATTGQNALSQARLFHEAVGVTGIVLTKLDGTAKGGVVLAIAHELKIPVKLVGLGEGPEDLEEFRPREFALALFGG, via the coding sequence TTGAACCTGCTAAAAAAGTTGAAACAGAGCTTAGCCAAAACTAGGGAAAACCTGGCCGGCCGCCTGGAAAACCTTTTTACAGGGAAGAAAGGGCTGGACGAGGAATTTTTTGAGGAGCTGGAAGAAATTCTGCTTACGGCCGACGTAGGGGTAACCACTACCCTGGAGCTAGTGGAGGGATTGCGGCAGCGGGCGAGGAAAGAAAACATTAGCGATCCGTCGGCCCTCGGTTCCATTTTGCAGGAAGACGTGGTAAGACTGATGGAAAATGAAGCGGCCGGCTTGCAACTGGCCCCTTCTCCTCCTACCGTCATACTCATGGTAGGGGTTAACGGGACAGGTAAAACCACTACCATTGGCAAGCTGGCCTACCGCTTCCGGCAGAAGGGAAGCCGGGTTATCTTGGCTGCGGCCGATACCTTCCGGGCGGCAGCGGCCGATCAGCTGGCCGTTTGGGCCCAGCGGACGGGGACAGAGCTGATAAGCCACCAGCCCGGGGCGGACCCCGGCGCGGTAGTTTTCGATGCCCTCCAGGCGGCCCGCAGCCGCAAGGCTGATGTGGTGTTGGTGGACACGGCCGGTCGCCTCCAGACGAAAGCGAACTTGATGGAAGAGCTGAAGAAAATCCGGCGCGTCATCGGGAGGGAGCACCCGGGAGCGCCCCACGAAGTGTTGCTGGTACTGGATGCCACCACCGGCCAGAATGCCCTTTCCCAGGCCCGCCTCTTCCATGAGGCAGTCGGGGTTACGGGTATTGTGCTGACCAAGTTGGACGGGACGGCCAAAGGCGGAGTAGTACTGGCCATTGCCCACGAGTTGAAAATTCCCGTCAAGCTGGTGGGCCTGGGCGAGGGGCCTGAGGACCTGGAAGAATTTAGACCGCGGGAATTTGCCCTGGCCTTGTTCGGCGGTTAA
- the rimM gene encoding ribosome maturation factor RimM (Essential for efficient processing of 16S rRNA), which yields MEKKRIAVGKVVSTHGHRGEVKVWPWTDFPERYRPGTRLFLAQGDTCLTVARSRQHGKSVIVQFAEIQDLTSAEKLRGAILEVEPWEVEPLPPGRYYIFQLVGCRVYTEEGELLGELRDVQQTGANDVFVVVTPEAGEVLIPAVKEVVREIDVEQGIIRVKPIPGLLD from the coding sequence ATGGAGAAAAAACGCATAGCGGTGGGTAAAGTGGTTTCCACCCATGGTCATCGGGGGGAAGTGAAGGTCTGGCCCTGGACGGATTTTCCGGAGCGCTATCGGCCGGGAACCAGGCTTTTCCTTGCTCAGGGCGATACTTGTCTAACCGTTGCCCGGTCCAGGCAGCACGGGAAAAGCGTGATCGTCCAGTTTGCTGAAATACAGGACCTTACGTCGGCCGAAAAATTGCGTGGGGCCATCCTGGAGGTAGAACCCTGGGAAGTGGAACCCTTACCACCGGGCCGGTACTACATCTTTCAACTGGTTGGGTGCCGGGTATATACGGAGGAAGGTGAATTGTTGGGAGAACTGCGGGACGTGCAGCAGACGGGGGCTAATGATGTGTTTGTCGTCGTCACCCCGGAGGCCGGGGAAGTCCTTATCCCGGCGGTTAAGGAGGTAGTCCGGGAAATAGATGTGGAGCAGGGGATAATCAGAGTGAAGCCCATACCCGGCCTGCTAGATTAG